Below is a window of Synechococcus sp. RSCCF101 DNA.
GGTCGTCGCTGGCTCCAACGGCGACCGTTGAACCCATCAAGGGCCATCACCCGCCAGTACCGCTGGTTGGGCGGCGGCACGGAACCATGCAGCAGTTCGATTCGCAGCGCTGGCGAGGGGTCCTGCACCAGATTGGTGATCGAGCCGGGATCCAGCTGCGCCGACAGGCCCGTGCTGCCCATGCCCCCGAACGGGACCGACCAGAGCGGCCCCATCCGCGGCAGGAACAGGAACAGCAGCAGCATCAACGGCAGGGTTCCGGCCAGGAGCCGCAGAGCGAGCGCCAGCAGCCGGCGCCAGCGCAGTGCGGAGCCGCTTTCCAGCGCCAGCAGGCCCAGCAGGATCAGCAGGGCCGTGGCTCCCTGCAGGAGGCTCGTGGCCAGGCCCGGCTCCAGAACCGCCAGCACCCCCACCAGCACCATCTGGGCGAGAGCGCCATGGCGCAGGTCGCGCGCCCTGCCGCTCTCACGCCACTTGAGCACCAGCAGCAGAAGCAGCATCCAGCCCCCCCAGGTGAGGGGGGTGAGAGCCGTGGCGAGCAGCTGCAGGGCGAGGGCTGCGAGTGTCACCAGCTGCAGCCGGCGGCAGCGGCGCACTCCGCTGGCGGCGTCGGGTGCGTTGGTCAGGGCCCGGTTCATCGGCCACCGTCCCAGAGGGCCAGAGCCCGCAGACAGCGGTCGCGATGGTCGCGGCCGCGGGATGGAGCCAGGTGCGACCCACCCAGCTGCAGCCCATAGGCCCCTTCTCCGTGACTGAGCGTCCAGATGCGGTCGCTCAGCGCCTTGAGTCCGTTCTCCAGAGACAGCTCCGATGCGGGGGCCAGAAGCGGTGCCGGCGGCAACGGATCGCCGAACTGTTTGCTGAAGCGCTCTCCGCTGCGGGCCAGTTGCTTCCAGGCCAGGCGGGACAGGCCTTCCTCCAGGCGGTGGGGGGCCAGATCCGTGAACTCTTCGCTGCCGCTGCTCATCTCACGGCCGGCCATGCCGGACTGCGTCGCTCCCTCCCGGCCGAGCTCCCGCACTGGCCCATGCCGCCGGGCTGGATACACCAGCTGGGCGGCATCGGGCTCCCAGACGCCCCAGCAATAGAACAGGCCCAGGGGAGCCGTGGTGGCGATGCGGAGCCGTCCCGGCCGCTGCCAGCCGCGGCGAGACGGATTCCACGGCAGCGCCAGAGCCAGGCGCCCTGCCGGCAGCATCAGGTCCTGATCCAGCGGGGTATCGCTCGGTTCCGCCGGCGCCCGGCCCGGGGGGGGAGTGAGGCGGATCCGCACCGGCCCCCTGCTCTCGGGGCTGTGGATCTCCAGCGGGTAGAGCAGGGTCTGATCCGCGAAGCCCGGTTCCGGCCGGCCGCTTTCCAGGCGCACACCCTGAAGGGTGAACTGGGTCAGGGGCATCACCAGGAGGAACACCCCCACCCCCAGGTAGGCCAGCAGCAGGGGCCCGCTGCTGCCGCCATTGATCCCCAGCAGATAGAGCACCACGCAGGTGAGCAGCCAGAGCCAGCCGAAGCGGCTCGGCAGAATGAACAGATTGCGGCGGCCCAGCGTCAACGCCGGCCCGCGACGGGGGCGAATCCAGCTCCGCTCGATGCGATCGATCAGCCCCATCAGCGGAGCCCATCCACCGCGGTCAGCAGCTTCGGGCTCCAGTGGGCGCCGTTCTCCTCGGGCCGACCGCCATCGAGCCGGTGTTCGCACACCGCTTCCATCACCTCCTGCACGTCGTTGATGGTCACGTAGGCCCGTTCCTCCAGCAGCGACCAGGCCCGGGCGCAGCGGAGCAGCGCCTGGCTGGCCCGTGGGGAGAGCGGCGCATGGCCCCGGCCCCGTTCGCGGCTCACGGCCACCAGATCCAGCAGGTAGTCGATCACTGTCTCCGAGGCGTGCTGGCGGCCCACCTGCTGCTGCAGGCTGCGCAGTTCACCGGCAGGAATCAGTTCGCCGAGGCTGTTCAGATCGTGCTGCTGGCCGCTGAGCAGCTCCCGCTCGGCCCGGCGCGGCGGGAAGCCGAGGCTGAGGCGCATCTCGAAGCGATCGAGCTGGGATTCGGGCAGGGGCGAGGTGCCGCCCTGGTCCAGACCGTTCTGGGTGGCGATCACGAAGAAGGGCCGGGGCAGGTCGTGGCTGGTGCCGTCGACGCTGACGCGGCCGCTGGCCATGGCCTCCAGCAGGGCGCTCTGGGTGCGGGGGCTGGCCCGGTTGATCTCATCGGCCAGCAGCACCTGGCTGAACACCGGTCCCGGCTCGAAGCGGAAGGCCCCCTTGCCCTGATCGAAGAGGCGCAGTCCGGTGAGGTCGGCGGGGAGCAGGTCGCTGGTGAAGTGCACCCGCTGGAAGGCGAGCCCGAAGCTGCGGGCCAGGGCCTCGGCGAGGGTGGTCTTGCCCACGCCGGGCAGGTCTTCGATCAACAGATGGCCCCCCGCCAGCAGGCAGGTCACCGCCAGACGCACCGGCCGCTCCTTGCCCAGCAGCACACCGTTGATCTGCTCCAGCAGGGGAGCGATCCGCTCAGCCATCCCCGGTGCGGGTCATTCTGATCCTCATCCTGACGGGGCAACGCCCGGCCCGGCCATGCACAGCCCCGATCCCCTGCGTCACGGCGGCAACCGCTGGCAGGTGGCCGCGGCACTGGGCTGCCGGCCGGAGGCGCTGCTCGATGCCAGCGCCTCCCTGGTGCCCTTCGGGCCGCCGGCCTCCGTGCGCCGCGCGCTGCACCGCGCCCTGCGCGGGCCCGCCCTCCGGGCCTACCCGGACCGTGGCCACACGGCTCTGCGAGCGGCGCTGGCGGCCCATCACGGCCTGCCGCCCGAGATGCTGCTGCCCGGCAACGGCGCCGCCGAGCTGTTCACCTGGGCCGCCCGAGACGCGGCGGCGGCGGGGCTCAACCTGCTGCCCCAGCCCGGCTTTGCGGATTACGACCGCGCTCTGGCCTGCTGGGGTGCGGCCCCGTGCCGCTGGAACGCCATGCCCGGAGCGGCCCTGCCGCCGGAGCGTCTCAGTGATGGGGCCGCCCCGCCCGATGGGGCCGCCACCGTGCTGTGGATCTGCAACCCCCACAACCCCACCGGCGCCCTCTGGCGGCGGGAAGCGCTGCTGCCACTGCTCGAGCGCCATGCCCTGGTGGTCTGCGACGAGGCCTTTCTGCCCCTGGTGCCCGGCGGCGAGGCCCACTCCCTGGTGCCCCTGGTGCCCGGGCACGAGAATCTGGTGGTGATCCGCAGCCTCACCAAGCTGCTGGCGGTTCCGGGGCTGCGGCTGGGCTATGCGGTGGCGTCACCCGCGCGGTTGCAGCGCTGGGCGGGCTGGCGGGATCCCTGGCCCGTGAACGGTCTGGCCGCGGCGGTGGCCCAGCCGGCCCTGGCCGACGGGCGCTGGCTCCGGCGGGTGCAGGCCTGGGTGGCCCGCGAAGGCCCCTGGCTGCAGCGGCAGCTGGCGGCGTTGCCGGACCTCGAGCCGCTCCCCACCTCGGCCAATTTCCTGCTGCTCCGCGGGGCGCAGTCGCTGGAGCCGCTGCGCGGCCGGCTCGAGCGGGAGCATCGGGTGCTCCTGCGCAGCTGCCGCTCCTTCACGGGGCTCGGGCCCAGCTGGTTGCGTCTGAGCCTGCAGGATCGGGCCGGCAACCGCCGGCTGCTGCGGGCTCTGCGTCAGGCGACCGCTTCCACCAGGTCGGCCAGCAGGTCGGCCAGGCGCTGATCGGCGTCCCGTACGGCCAGCTCCGCCATGCCCTGCCGCATCCGCTCCAGGGGATCCTGGTCTGACTGCGCGCTGGCCGCTGTGGCGCGGTGTCCCTCCCGACCGGCCCATGCCGGGAGGCGGCTCGCCAGCAGATGGCGCAGGGCCTGCTCCAGAGCCGAAGCCTCGGCCGCGTGCTGCCAGACGATCACGGCCGCTCCCAGGGCGGCGGCGGCGGCGGCGTTGGCGTCCTGATGGCGATCGGCCGCCTGCGGGAAGGGCACCAGGATCGCGGGCGTGCCGCACACGGCCAGCTCGCTCAGGCTGCCGGCGCCGGCCCGGCTCACGGCCAGATCCGCGTGCTGCAGCAGGGCCGGTATGGCGTCGCTGAAGTCGCGCTCGGCCAGCAGGGGGTGCCTGAGCCGGCCGCGCTCCGGGTCCACCGGGCCGGTGAGATGCACCACCCGGCAGCCGGCCTCCAGCAGGCCCGGCAGCAGCGGTCGCACCATCCGGTTCAGGCCCACGGCTCCCTGGCTGCCGCCCATCACCAGCAGCAGCGGACCCTCACCAGGCGGCACCCAGTCCGGCAGGGGATGGGCGCTCAGGAACTCGCGCCGCACCGGTGTGCCGGTCACGATCGGGCGGGCCGTCTCCAGGCGTTCGGTGGCCTGGGGCAGGCCCACCGCCACGCGCGAACAGAAGCGCCCCAGCAGCCGCGTCACCCGGCCGGGGATCGCATTGGATTCGTGCAGCACCACCTGCTTGCCGCACCAGCGGGCGGCCAGGATCGCGGGCGCGGCGATGTAGCCGCCCGTGCTGAAGACCACATCGATCCGCTGACGGCGGAT
It encodes the following:
- a CDS encoding glycosyltransferase, giving the protein MARLLIAASGTGGHLFPALAVAEARPADWDCQWLGVPDRLETSLVPERYPLHTISVGGLQGRGLRKLVQLLRLLGSAVTVRRLIRRQRIDVVFSTGGYIAAPAILAARWCGKQVVLHESNAIPGRVTRLLGRFCSRVAVGLPQATERLETARPIVTGTPVRREFLSAHPLPDWVPPGEGPLLLVMGGSQGAVGLNRMVRPLLPGLLEAGCRVVHLTGPVDPERGRLRHPLLAERDFSDAIPALLQHADLAVSRAGAGSLSELAVCGTPAILVPFPQAADRHQDANAAAAAALGAAVIVWQHAAEASALEQALRHLLASRLPAWAGREGHRATAASAQSDQDPLERMRQGMAELAVRDADQRLADLLADLVEAVA
- a CDS encoding MoxR family ATPase, which produces MAERIAPLLEQINGVLLGKERPVRLAVTCLLAGGHLLIEDLPGVGKTTLAEALARSFGLAFQRVHFTSDLLPADLTGLRLFDQGKGAFRFEPGPVFSQVLLADEINRASPRTQSALLEAMASGRVSVDGTSHDLPRPFFVIATQNGLDQGGTSPLPESQLDRFEMRLSLGFPPRRAERELLSGQQHDLNSLGELIPAGELRSLQQQVGRQHASETVIDYLLDLVAVSRERGRGHAPLSPRASQALLRCARAWSLLEERAYVTINDVQEVMEAVCEHRLDGGRPEENGAHWSPKLLTAVDGLR
- a CDS encoding histidinol-phosphate transaminase: MHSPDPLRHGGNRWQVAAALGCRPEALLDASASLVPFGPPASVRRALHRALRGPALRAYPDRGHTALRAALAAHHGLPPEMLLPGNGAAELFTWAARDAAAAGLNLLPQPGFADYDRALACWGAAPCRWNAMPGAALPPERLSDGAAPPDGAATVLWICNPHNPTGALWRREALLPLLERHALVVCDEAFLPLVPGGEAHSLVPLVPGHENLVVIRSLTKLLAVPGLRLGYAVASPARLQRWAGWRDPWPVNGLAAAVAQPALADGRWLRRVQAWVAREGPWLQRQLAALPDLEPLPTSANFLLLRGAQSLEPLRGRLEREHRVLLRSCRSFTGLGPSWLRLSLQDRAGNRRLLRALRQATASTRSASRSARR